The following proteins come from a genomic window of Mycolicibacterium rufum:
- a CDS encoding DUF4331 family protein: MSTDFTGLRRGAPLGDPRLDLCDLYVFPSPKDPGRTALILTANPNADAMHPDAVYRIAIDNDGDLRNDIAFNFVFTEPYNGRQKVDVRLGLQAEARVDAAAGSEIFGGLDVSFDDEPHLWRSRSGSFSFFAGARADATFADANVIAMAIELPTSYLGATPDVRIWGRASLVRDGKWVHADRAGHPWVSGFFPDDEQLAAFNAGEPNRDQGDWMGHLIELMVQTGGYTRTEAIDAITAEGTLPDVLTYNPRKPAAYPNGRTLTDDVADYRSRFLTNGRTALTDVAPRQDFLPDFPYLCAPH, encoded by the coding sequence GTGTCGACTGACTTCACCGGGCTGCGACGGGGTGCGCCGCTGGGCGATCCGCGCCTGGACCTGTGCGATCTGTACGTGTTCCCGTCCCCGAAGGATCCCGGGCGCACCGCGCTGATCCTCACCGCCAACCCGAACGCGGACGCGATGCATCCCGACGCGGTGTACCGCATCGCGATCGACAACGACGGCGACCTGCGCAACGACATCGCGTTCAACTTCGTCTTCACGGAGCCGTACAACGGTCGGCAAAAAGTCGACGTCCGGCTCGGTCTGCAGGCCGAGGCCCGCGTCGACGCGGCGGCCGGGTCGGAGATCTTCGGCGGGCTCGACGTGTCGTTCGACGACGAACCGCACCTGTGGCGGTCGCGGTCGGGGTCGTTCTCGTTCTTCGCCGGGGCGCGCGCCGACGCGACCTTCGCCGATGCCAACGTGATCGCGATGGCGATCGAGCTGCCCACCAGCTACCTCGGCGCCACCCCCGACGTGCGGATCTGGGGACGCGCCAGCCTCGTGCGCGACGGCAAGTGGGTGCACGCCGACCGCGCCGGGCATCCCTGGGTCAGCGGGTTCTTCCCCGACGACGAGCAGCTCGCCGCGTTCAACGCCGGTGAGCCCAATCGTGATCAGGGGGACTGGATGGGGCACCTGATCGAGTTGATGGTCCAGACCGGCGGCTACACCCGCACCGAGGCGATCGACGCGATCACCGCCGAGGGCACCCTGCCGGACGTGCTGACCTACAACCCGCGCAAACCGGCCGCGTACCCGAACGGGCGCACCCTGACCGACGACGTCGCCGACTACCGGTCGAGGTTCCTCACCAACGGCCGCACCGCGCTCACCGACGTCGCTCCGCGCCAGGACTTCCTGCCCGACTTCCCCTACCTCTGCGCGCCGCACTAG
- a CDS encoding RDD family protein, translated as MTGPDERTAGVVSRAVAAVVDLVVVGALLALLYVGLILTRLALHPGAFRFPALNLVFSGTVAFGAAVLYLTGCWAVSGCTAGAVVMGLKVVSRAGRRLAPLVALLRAAACVVFPLGLAWVAVDARRRSLQDIAFGSRVVYVRP; from the coding sequence GTGACCGGCCCCGATGAGCGCACCGCCGGGGTGGTCAGCCGCGCGGTGGCGGCCGTGGTGGATCTGGTGGTCGTCGGCGCCCTGCTGGCGCTGCTGTACGTCGGTCTGATCCTGACCCGGCTGGCGCTGCATCCCGGTGCGTTCCGCTTCCCGGCGCTGAACCTGGTGTTCTCCGGGACTGTGGCGTTCGGCGCCGCGGTGCTGTATCTGACCGGCTGCTGGGCGGTCTCGGGCTGCACGGCCGGGGCGGTGGTGATGGGGCTGAAGGTGGTGAGCCGCGCGGGACGACGGCTGGCGCCGCTGGTGGCGCTGCTGCGGGCGGCGGCCTGCGTGGTGTTCCCGCTGGGGCTGGCCTGGGTGGCGGTGGACGCGCGCCGAAGGTCGCTGCAGGACATCGCGTTCGGCAGCCGCGTCGTCTACGTGCGCCCGTGA